Proteins encoded within one genomic window of Rhipicephalus microplus isolate Deutch F79 unplaced genomic scaffold, USDA_Rmic scaffold_16, whole genome shotgun sequence:
- the LOC142784973 gene encoding uncharacterized protein LOC142784973: MVAVLHCTFLPVSLLTVTGLPSTNDTCVPPVDIIYLSVADLHVRTPILTFCMDALTQGQLRMSVTSVTEAIKHPLKHFFDSGHGETTVTMLLTTKFFVVQGCWIFRAAVPEP; encoded by the exons gtttCGCTGCTGACGGTCACAGGATTACCGAGCACGAATGACACGTGCGTGCCGCCGGTTGACATCATCTACCTTTCCGTGGCAGATCTGCATGTGCGGACGCCGATACTGACCTTCTGTATGGACGCTCTGACGCAGGGACAGTTGCGCATGTCCGTGACATCAGTGACCGAGGCTATAAAGCATCCACTGAAGCATTTCTTcgacagtgggcacggcgagacgacagtgaccatgttgctgaccacgaagttcttcgttgtacag ggatgctggattTTCCGGGCAGCGGTTCCTGAGCCATGA